Within Candidatus Hydrogenedentota bacterium, the genomic segment GAACCACAAGTACACCTGCGGCAAATGCCATCGCGGACTACGGCTGAAATCGGGCACATTGCTTCAGGGATACTCGTGGGACATCCTCTGCGAATCGGGCACGAGCCATTCGTCCGAGGGGCAGATGGACCTGCGCGCGGGCGTGATGCGGTCCACCGACGACGGACTGACGTGGACCAACGGCGGCGATACCACCGCCGAGTACGTCAAAGTCGCCGAAGGCGCGGTCCATGGCACAGACGAGCCCGCCATTGTCGAGCTGGAAGACGGGTCCATCTACATGCTCATGCGTACCGGCGCCGACCACTTGTTTGAAGCACGCAGCACCGACGAAGGACTCACCTGGAGCGATGTCCGCCCCAGTCCTCTGACCGGCTCCAACGCGCCCGCGGCGTTATCGTCCTTTGTCGCCGAACATGGACGGCGCGGCGTCTTCGTGGTCTGGGACAATGCCCTGACGAGGCACCCTTTGTGTGCGGCGGCCTCGTTCGACGGCTGCAAAACGTGGACGACGCCCAAAGACATCGCAGCGCCGTACGAAGGCGACATGCAAAACTCCTATCCGTCCTGCGTGCAAGCCGCCGACGGAGCGTTGCTCGCCGTGTGGCAACGCGACGTGCCCGGCGGTCGGAACGTCGTTCTCGCGCGTTTCAGTTCGGCTTGGCTGCTGCAAGACGTTGAGTCCAGCGCTTCTAACGTCCCGGCCGTGGTCCTGTTTGGCGACTCCACAACCGCGCCACGAGGGCCACTGAACACCTTCGGAAAACTCCTTGCTGCAGAACTACCGAAAGCGGCTGTTCGAGCGAATGTCGTGAACGCAGGAATCCCTGGCGACACGACTGTTCAGGCGCGCGCGCGTTTTGAGTCGGACGTACTCGCCAAGAACCCCGCTGTTGTGACCATTTCGTTCGGCATCAACGACAGCGCCATCGATGTATGGGATGGCGCATCAGCGCCGCGCATTTCCCTCGAAGAATTCGAAGCGAACCTTGTTTATTTCGTGCAGACTCTCAAAGCACGCGGCGCGAAACCCATTCTGATGACGCCCAATCC encodes:
- a CDS encoding exo-alpha-sialidase, producing MGIAFATIAVLCALAEPDTSYAFFSQSTVASHDENYKHGLPSMARLSDDRILVVWTRFPSDGSEDMAILGSFSSDAGCTWSQPQLLIDHPKLLDADPSVVVSGSRVLVTCTTATFAEGIRESSTWAVRSEDDGKTWSEPYVIPMNHKYTCGKCHRGLRLKSGTLLQGYSWDILCESGTSHSSEGQMDLRAGVMRSTDDGLTWTNGGDTTAEYVKVAEGAVHGTDEPAIVELEDGSIYMLMRTGADHLFEARSTDEGLTWSDVRPSPLTGSNAPAALSSFVAEHGRRGVFVVWDNALTRHPLCAAASFDGCKTWTTPKDIAAPYEGDMQNSYPSCVQAADGALLAVWQRDVPGGRNVVLARFSSAWLLQDVESSASNVPAVVLFGDSTTAPRGPLNTFGKLLAAELPKAAVRANVVNAGIPGDTTVQARARFESDVLAKNPAVVTISFGINDSAIDVWDGASAPRISLEEFEANLVYFVQTLKARGAKPILMTPNPLAWTAQLRGLYGKPPYFPDDPEGFNVTLEQYVPVIRKVAQAENVPLIDIYTLFKERRAEHPEQPLLLDGMHPNDWGHRLIADQLISVIPAMLPMAKP